The genomic stretch GGCACCGGTGATGGGGTCCTGCACGTCTTCGAGCGCCACGCGCCCGAGGATGCGCTCTCCGAGCGGCGTGACGACCTCGCCGCCCTCTTCGAGCTTCGAGACCCAGATGCCGTCCAGCGTGAGGCAGTCGTACTCCGTGATGACGGCGTCCTGCGCGACGTCCACCAGACGACGCGTGAGGTAGCCCGAGTTGGCGGTCTTGAGCGCCGTGTCGGCCAGACCCTTACGGGCACCGTGCGTCGAGATGAAGTACTGGAGAACCGTCAGACCCTCACGGAAGTTGGCCGTGATGGGCGTCTCGATGATCTCGCCCGAGGGCTTGGCCATCAGACCACGCATACCGGCCAGCTGGCGGATCTGCTGGTTGCTACCGCGCGCGCCGGAGTCCGCCATCATGAAGATGGAGTTGAAGCTGGGCACGCGCACCGACTCGCCCGTGTCCGGGTTCGTGACGGTCTCGCTGCCGATGACTTCCATCAGCTCGCGGGCGATCTGGTCGGAGGCCTCGGCCCAGATGTCGACCACCTTGTTGTAGCGCTCGCCGTCGGTGATCAGACCCTCTTGGTACTGCTCGACCACGGTCGCCACGTCGTCGGTGGACTGACGCAGGATCTCCTTCTTGCTGTCCGGGATGAGCATGTCATCCATGCACACCGAGACACCCGCGCGCGTCGCCATCTCGAAGCCGAGCGTCCGCAGCCGGTCGGCCAGGAGCACGGTGTTCTTGTTGCGGCTCTTGCGGTAGCACTCGTCGATGAGCGACGAGAGCGCCTTCTTGTCCAGCGTCTTGTTGACCGAGCGGAAGTCCAGGCCCGGAGGCAGGATCTCGCTGACGAGCACGCGACCGACGGTGGTCTCGTGGATGTCGCCCTGCCAGCGCAGCTTGATCTTGGCGTGCAGCCCGACCTCGCCCGCGTCGTACGCCATGCGCACTTCGTCGGCGTTCGAGAAGATGCCGTGGAAGTCACCCTTCCGCTCGCTGCCTTCCTTGTACTCACCCTTCGCGAACTGGCGCTCGCGGGTCATGTAGTAGAGGCCGAGGACGATGTCCTGCGTGGGGTTGATGATGGGCTTGCCGTTGGCCGGCGAGAGGATGTTGTTCGTGCTCATCATGAGCACGCGCGCTTCCATCTGCGCCTCGACCGAGAGCGGCACGTGAACGGCCATCTGGTCGCCGTCGAAGTCGGCGTTGAAGGCGGTGCACACCAGTGGGTGCAGGCGAATGGCCTTACCCTCGATGAGCACGGGCTCGAACGCCTGGATGCCCAAGCGGTGCAGCGTGGGGGCTCGGTTCAGCATCACGGGGTGCTCCGTGATGACCTCGTCGAGGATGTCCCAAACCTCGGGCTTCTCCTTCTCCACCAGCTTCTTGGCGCTCTTGATCGTGGTCACGTGACCGCGCTCTTCGAGCTTGCTGTAGATGAAGGGCTTGAAGAGCTCGAGCGCCATCTTCTTGGGGATGCCGCACTGGTGCAGGCGCAGCGTCGGACCCACCACGATGACCGAGCGACCGGAGTAGTCGACGCGCTTACCGAGGAGGTTCTGACGGAAGCGGCCCTGCTTGCCCTTGAGCATGTCGCTGAGCGACTTGAGCGGGCGCTTGTTGGGACCGGTGATGGTCTTGCCGCGACGGCCGTTGTCGAACAGCGCGTCCACGGCCTCTTGCAGCATGCGCCGCTCGTTCCGGATGATGATCTCCGGCGCGTTCAGCTCGATGAGCCGCTTGAGGCGGTTGTTGCGGTTGATGACGCGGCGGTAGAGGTCGTTGAGGTCCGACGTCGCGAAGCGGCCACCGTCGAGCGGCACCAGCGGGCGCAGGTCGGGCGGCAGCACCGGGATCTCCGTGAGCATCATCCACTCGGGACGGTTGCCGGAGTCCTTGAAGGCCTCGATGACCTTCAGGCGCTTGCTGTACTTCTTGCGCTTGGCCTCGGAGGTGGCCTCGCGCAGGTCCAGACGAAGCTGCTCGGCCAGCGTGTGCACGTCCACGTCGCGGAGCATCTCGAGGACGGCCTCGCCGCCCATGCCGGCGTCGAACGCGTCGTCGCCGTGCTCGTCGAGCAGCTGGTGGTAGACGTCCTCGCTCAGGATCTCACCACGAACCAGCTGCGTCTCCTTGGGGTTCAAGACGACGTAGCTCTCGCAGTAGAGCACCCGCTCGAGGTCCTTGAGCGTGATGTCCAGCACGGCGCCGATGCGGCTCGGCAGGCTCTTCAAGAACCAGATGTGCGCCACGGGCGTGGCCAGGGTGATGTGGCCGAGGCGCTCACGACGCACCTTCGACTGGATCACCTCGACGCCGCACTTCTCGCACACGATGCCGCGGTGCTTCATGCGCTTGTACTTGCCGCAGATGCACTCGTAGTCCTTCACCGGCCCGAAGATCTTCGCGCAGAAGAGGCCATCGCGCTCCGGCTTGAAGGTGCGGTAGTTGATGGTCTCGGGCTTCTTGACCTCGCCATGCGACCACTCGCGGATCTTCTCGGGAGAAGCCAGCGAGATACGGATGGCAGAGAACGCGAGCGGGTCCTTCGGCTTCTCGAAAAAGCTGAAAATATCCTTCATGGCTCAGTCCTCCTCGGCCGCGACGACGTCGTCACTACGGCGAATCTGATCTTTTTCGATGAGCTCGACGTTCAGGCACAGTGCCTGCAGCTCTTTCATCAACACGTTGAAGCTCTCGGGGAGACCGGCATCGAGGGTGTGCTCACCCTTGACGATCGCCTCGTACATGCGGGTACGACCCTGCACGTCATCGGACTTGACCGTGAGGAACTCCTGCAGCGCGTATGCGGCGCCGTAGGCTTCCATGGCCCAGACCTCCATCTCACCCAGGCGCTGACCGCCGAACTGCGCCTTACCACCCAGCGGCTGCTGCGTGACCAGCGAGTAGGGCCCGATGCTGCGCGCGTGGATCTTGTCGTCCACCAAGTGGTGCAGCTTCAGGATGTACATGATGCCCACCGGTGACGTCCTCGTGGAACGCGTCGCCGGTGCGGCCGTCGTAGAGCACGGTCTGACCGCTGTCGGGCACCTTGGCGATGCGCAGCAGCTCCTTGATCTCTTCCTCGGACGCGCCGTCGAACACGGGCGTGGCGAGCTGCAGGCCGTTCTTCCAGCTGCGGATGAGCGGCACCATGTCCTTCTCGGAGACTTCGTCCACGAGCTTGCGCACGGGGCCGTCCTTGAAGATCTTCTGGAGGTGCTTGCGG from Sandaracinaceae bacterium encodes the following:
- the rpoC gene encoding DNA-directed RNA polymerase subunit beta', producing MKDIFSFFEKPKDPLAFSAIRISLASPEKIREWSHGEVKKPETINYRTFKPERDGLFCAKIFGPVKDYECICGKYKRMKHRGIVCEKCGVEVIQSKVRRERLGHITLATPVAHIWFLKSLPSRIGAVLDITLKDLERVLYCESYVVLNPKETQLVRGEILSEDVYHQLLDEHGDDAFDAGMGGEAVLEMLRDVDVHTLAEQLRLDLREATSEAKRKKYSKRLKVIEAFKDSGNRPEWMMLTEIPVLPPDLRPLVPLDGGRFATSDLNDLYRRVINRNNRLKRLIELNAPEIIIRNERRMLQEAVDALFDNGRRGKTITGPNKRPLKSLSDMLKGKQGRFRQNLLGKRVDYSGRSVIVVGPTLRLHQCGIPKKMALELFKPFIYSKLEERGHVTTIKSAKKLVEKEKPEVWDILDEVITEHPVMLNRAPTLHRLGIQAFEPVLIEGKAIRLHPLVCTAFNADFDGDQMAVHVPLSVEAQMEARVLMMSTNNILSPANGKPIINPTQDIVLGLYYMTRERQFAKGEYKEGSERKGDFHGIFSNADEVRMAYDAGEVGLHAKIKLRWQGDIHETTVGRVLVSEILPPGLDFRSVNKTLDKKALSSLIDECYRKSRNKNTVLLADRLRTLGFEMATRAGVSVCMDDMLIPDSKKEILRQSTDDVATVVEQYQEGLITDGERYNKVVDIWAEASDQIARELMEVIGSETVTNPDTGESVRVPSFNSIFMMADSGARGSNQQIRQLAGMRGLMAKPSGEIIETPITANFREGLTVLQYFISTHGARKGLADTALKTANSGYLTRRLVDVAQDAVITEYDCLTLDGIWVSKLEEGGEVVTPLGERILGRVALEDVQDPITGAVLVEANREIDENLVNVIESAGIERVLIRSVLTCQTRRGVCAACYGRDLARGYEVNIGEAVGVIAAQSIGEPGTQLTMRTFHIGGAAARGKVEQSSIVSRVDGIIRLENTKTVKKKDGNTVIMNRHGVLKIVDESGRERESYNLSYGAFLKVADGDTVKKLTTLAEWDPWAIPIVTEVSGVVKYGDVVEGVTMEEKLDEVTGLSRRLVIESRDPSARPRISVKGTEGDTLRTGSGENVARYYLPVGANIIPADGQNVEAGEIIAKIPRETTKTKDITGGLPRVAELFEARKPKDGAIISDIDGVVHFGKDTKGKRKVVIVPEVGEPKEYLIAKGKHLQVKDGDRVRAGEPLMDGAANPHDILQVKGEKELAAWLVNEIQQVYRLQGVTINDKHIEVIVRQMLRRVRIKETGDTTFLPDETVEKSVFGKENERVIARGGQPAVAEPLLLGITKASLSTDSFISASSFQETTKVLTEAAIGGKVDELYGLKENVIMGRLVPAGTGLSAYRKLEIAVEDSPDDMGVDNDADELMAAVSED